From the Achromobacter xylosoxidans A8 genome, the window CGTGCTCTGAAGGCTGGGCCTTTTACCTACGCCAGTGCCGGATAGTCGGTATAGCCCCCCGGACCCGGCGCATAGAAGGTGGCCGGGTTGGGCCGGTTCAGCGCCGCCTTGAGTTCGAAACGGCGCGCCAAGTCCGGGTTGGCGATGTACTGCACGCCGAAGGCCACGGCATCAGCCCGGCCCGCGGCGATGGCAGCCTCGGCGGACTCGCGGCCGAATCCTTCGTTGGCGATGTAGGTGCCGCCGAATTCGGCCTTGAGCATCGGGCCCAGGCTGTCAGCGGCTTCGTACTCGCGCACGCACAGGAAGGCGATGCCGCGCTTGCCGAGTTCGCGCGCCACATAACCGAACGTGGCGGCCGGATTGGAATCGCCCATGGTGTGGATTTCCCCGCGCGGCGACAGATGCACGCCCACGCGGCCCGCGCCCCACACCGATATACAGGCATCCACCGCTTCCAGCAGCAGCCGCGCGCGGTTTTCCAACGAGCCGCCATAGGCGTCAGTGCGGTGGTTGGTGCTGTCCTGCAGGAACTGGTCCAGCAGATAGCCGTTGGCGGCATGCACTTCCACGCCGTCGAAACCGGCCTCCATGGCCATCTTCGCGCCATGGCGGTAAGCCTCGACCACACCCGGAATCTCGGCCGTTTCCAGCGCGCGCGGGGTGACGTAGGCGCGCTGCGGGCGCACGTGGCTGACGTGGCCCTTGGCAGCGATAGCGCTGGGCGCCACGGGCAACTCGCCGTCCAGGAACATGGGATCGGAAATGCGGCCCACGTGCCAGAGCTGCGCCACGATCAGGCCGCCGGCCTGGTGCACCGAGGACGTGACCTTGCGCCAACCCTGGACCTGCTCGGGGGTCCACAGGCCCGGCGTATCGGCATAGCCCACGCCTTGCGGCGTGACGGCCGTGGCTTCGGTCAGGATCAAGCCGGCGCCGGCGCGCTGGGTGTAGTACTCGACCATCAGCTCATTGGGCACGCGGCCCGGGCTGGAATGCATGCGCGTCATGGGCGCCATGACGATGCGGTTGCGCAGCGACAGATCGCCTGCGCGCAGGGGTTTGAAAAGTTGGCTCATGCGTAAATCCTTGGCCCCAGCTCAGGGACCGCTGGCGACGTAGCGGGGGCTACATATCCTGGTTCAAGCGCCGCAGGAACGCGGCGATGACGGCTTCGTTGCGACGGTAGAAGATCCACTGCCCCACCTTGGTGGCCGATATCAGGCCCGCGCGCTGCAAAACGGCCAGGTGCGAGGACACGGTGGACTGTGACAGTCCGCAGCGTTCATCGATGTGGCCCGCGCATACGCCATGCTCCAGCGTATGGCCCGGGCGCTCCTCGAAGTACGCATGCGGCGTCTTCAGCCACGTCAGGATGTCGCGCCGTACCGGATTGGCCAGCGCCTTGAGGATGGCGTCGGCGTCGACGGCAGGTAGCGCGGCGGCGGAGTCTGGGCTGGGAGTGGGGGCAGTCATATTCAAATATCGCAATTTACCGAATCTTATATCGGAACTATTCGATATATAGTCATGCCCCTGCGGTGGTCAGGGCTATCCGAGGCTATCCGCCCGAGGCTTTCCGCCCCGGCGGCGCCCTTCCCCGTGCCGTACCGCTCAGACCGGGCACCGGTCCAACACGGACCACCCCGCGCGCGCCTCGATGGCCTCGCCCGCGGCCAGGCACAGGTCTTCCCGGAAACGCCCCGCCACCAGCTGGACGCCCATCGGCACGCCGTCCGCCAGGCCAACGGGGACCGACAAGCCCGGCAAGCCGAGTATCGCGGTCGAGACCAGCGGACTCTGGGCGCGCAGCATGTCGCCCATGGCCGCGTCGCCTTGCTGGTCCTGGTCGATCGGGAACGGGCGTTCGAACGACACCGGCATGAGCAGAACCGGATAGCGGTCGAAGAACGCGCCCCACTCCCGCAGGAGCGTGGTGCGCATGGCCAGCGCCTGCACCAAGCCGTCCTTGTCCAGGGACGAGGTGTGGGCCAGCATGCTGCGGTACGCGCGCTGGATCGCCGCGTCGCCGGCGCGCTCGATTTCGCGGCCCATGGAGCCGGACGCCTCGTTCATCAACACATTGCGCCAGAGCTCGGCGGCCTCCTCGAACCTGGGCGGCGCCGCCGTTTCCACGATGTAGCCGGCGTCTTCCAGGCTTTTGGCGGCACGCAGCAAGGCGTCCACTACGGCGGGATCGGGCTGCAAGGCCGAGGTGCCGCAGAATAGCGCCACCCGCCGGCTGTCGCCAGGCCGCCGCAAATCCAGCGGCGCGGGGACCCACCACGGATCGCGCGAATCGCCCGCGGACATGGCTTCCAGGCCCAGCCGCAGATCGGCGATGCTGCGGCCCAATGGCCCCTGGGTCGCAGCCAGTTGGGAGGCGACCGGACGCTCCGATTTCTGGGTGGCGTTGTAGGCCGGCACCCGGCCTTGCGATGGCCGCAGCCCCGCCACGCCGCAGGCATAGGCCGGGTAGCGGATCGATCCGCCCTGGTCGCTGCCGTGCGCCAGCGGCCCCATGCCCAGGGCGGCGGCGACGGCCGCGCCGCCGCTGGATCCGCCCGGCGTGCGCGCGGCATCGAACGGGTTGACGGTGCGGCCATGCAGGTCGTTGTCCGAGAACCAGCGCCAGGAAAATGCCGGGACATTGCTGCGACCGATCACGACCGCGCCCGCCTTGAGCCAGTTGTCGACCGCCGGATTGTTCTCGCTTGCGATGAGGTCGCGGTACGCGACGACGCCATTGGTCGTGGCCGATCCCGCCAGATCGGCATTGGCCTTGATCGTCACTGGCACGCCGTGCAGGAGGCCTAACTGCGCCCCCTCGCGCACCGCGGCGTCGGCGGCGTCGGCCGCCTTCAGGGCCTGCTCGGCGCAGATCTCGGTCAGCGGATTGAAGACCGGGTTGAGTTGCTCCGCCCGTTGCAGGCAGCTCTGCACGGCTTCGCGGCTGGAAACTTCCCGCTTGCGGATGGCAAGGGCCAGGTCGACGGCGCTCCAGCGCCAGAGTTCGTTCGTCATGATGGCTCCGGATGATTGTGAACGCGGTCAGTCGGCCGACGCGCCGGAGCGCTTCACCATTTCGCCCCAGCGCGGAATCTCGGTGGCGATGAGGCTGGCGAATTGTTCAGGCGTGGAAGGCGTCGCGTCGACGGACAGCGTTTCATTGAGCTTGAGGACCGCGGGATCCCGCAGCGCCTTGGCGATGGCGGCGTTGAGCTTGTCGATGATGGGCTTGGGAGTGCCGGCGGGTGCGACGATGCCGCCCCAGGACACCACTTCGAATCCCTTCAAGCCGGATTCGTCGACGGTAGGCACGCCCGGCAGGACCGGCACGCGCGCAAGGCTGGTCGCGCCCAGCACCTTGACTTGGCCGGAGCGGATGAAGGGCAGCACGCCCGCAACGTTGTCGATCATCACGTCGAGCTGGCCGCCCACGATGTCGCCCACCGCCTGCTGGCCGCTCTTGTAAGGGACGTGCAGCATGGTCGTGCCGGTTTCGCTCTTGAGCATTTCTCCGGCCAGGTGGGCGCTGGAACCCACGCCCAACGAACCGACGCTGACCTTGCCAGGATGCTGCCTGGCATAGCTGATCAGGTCCTGCACATTGCTTGCCGGGAAGTCGTTGCGGGCGATCAGCACCAGGGCATTGCTGATGGCAAGGCTGATGGGCGCAAGGCTGCGTTGCGGGTCATAAGGCAGCTTCGAATACATGCTCTTGTTGATCGCCAGCGTCACCAGATTGCCGAAGCCTATCGTGTAGCCGTCCGGCGCCGCCGCGGCCAGGGCCTGGGTGCCGACGATGCCGCCCGCCCCGCCGCGGTTGTCGACGATCACCGGCTGGCCCAGTTCGCGCCCCAGGGCATCGGCTATCGGCCGCAGCACCACGTCGGGCCCGGATCCCGCCACATACGGCAC encodes:
- a CDS encoding alkene reductase, which gives rise to MSQLFKPLRAGDLSLRNRIVMAPMTRMHSSPGRVPNELMVEYYTQRAGAGLILTEATAVTPQGVGYADTPGLWTPEQVQGWRKVTSSVHQAGGLIVAQLWHVGRISDPMFLDGELPVAPSAIAAKGHVSHVRPQRAYVTPRALETAEIPGVVEAYRHGAKMAMEAGFDGVEVHAANGYLLDQFLQDSTNHRTDAYGGSLENRARLLLEAVDACISVWGAGRVGVHLSPRGEIHTMGDSNPAATFGYVARELGKRGIAFLCVREYEAADSLGPMLKAEFGGTYIANEGFGRESAEAAIAAGRADAVAFGVQYIANPDLARRFELKAALNRPNPATFYAPGPGGYTDYPALA
- a CDS encoding ArsR/SmtB family transcription factor, with the protein product MTAPTPSPDSAAALPAVDADAILKALANPVRRDILTWLKTPHAYFEERPGHTLEHGVCAGHIDERCGLSQSTVSSHLAVLQRAGLISATKVGQWIFYRRNEAVIAAFLRRLNQDM
- a CDS encoding amidase family protein; this translates as MTNELWRWSAVDLALAIRKREVSSREAVQSCLQRAEQLNPVFNPLTEICAEQALKAADAADAAVREGAQLGLLHGVPVTIKANADLAGSATTNGVVAYRDLIASENNPAVDNWLKAGAVVIGRSNVPAFSWRWFSDNDLHGRTVNPFDAARTPGGSSGGAAVAAALGMGPLAHGSDQGGSIRYPAYACGVAGLRPSQGRVPAYNATQKSERPVASQLAATQGPLGRSIADLRLGLEAMSAGDSRDPWWVPAPLDLRRPGDSRRVALFCGTSALQPDPAVVDALLRAAKSLEDAGYIVETAAPPRFEEAAELWRNVLMNEASGSMGREIERAGDAAIQRAYRSMLAHTSSLDKDGLVQALAMRTTLLREWGAFFDRYPVLLMPVSFERPFPIDQDQQGDAAMGDMLRAQSPLVSTAILGLPGLSVPVGLADGVPMGVQLVAGRFREDLCLAAGEAIEARAGWSVLDRCPV
- a CDS encoding Bug family tripartite tricarboxylate transporter substrate binding protein translates to MQIFSPRVRQAISLCFALLGAAGAGTAQADWPERPVKLIVPYVAGSGPDVVLRPIADALGRELGQPVIVDNRGGAGGIVGTQALAAAAPDGYTIGFGNLVTLAINKSMYSKLPYDPQRSLAPISLAISNALVLIARNDFPASNVQDLISYARQHPGKVSVGSLGVGSSAHLAGEMLKSETGTTMLHVPYKSGQQAVGDIVGGQLDVMIDNVAGVLPFIRSGQVKVLGATSLARVPVLPGVPTVDESGLKGFEVVSWGGIVAPAGTPKPIIDKLNAAIAKALRDPAVLKLNETLSVDATPSTPEQFASLIATEIPRWGEMVKRSGASAD